The DNA sequence TCCTCGAACTCCGTGTTCATCTTCCGCAGGCGCCGCAGCTCGGCCTCCCGGGCTGCCGGGGACAAATGGGGTCCAAAAGGGTCAGGGGGGGAATGGTGACCCCATCCAATACCCCAAACTCAGCCCCTTACCTTTATTTTGGTCCAAGAACTCTTCGGTGAAGATGGGCACGTCGAAGGTGGAGAAGGAGTCGCTGCACTCCCCAGCCTGGaggacaggaggggacagggcTGAGGGGACAGCCACGcgctgcctcctgcagctctgcttcaaCCCAGGAAGCCAAACCCCGCAGTGCcacgtgcctcagtttccccacagGGCCGTGGAGCTGCCAGCACCTTACCTTGTGCCCGTTCAGCAGGGTGTTCACCGCCACGGAGCCGGCATCCTCTGGGAAGGAGGCAGGGGGTTACCCTCCACGAGCCGCCCCAACACACCCCCCCCCGAGCAAAGggcagctgccccagcccctcagcccaCCTTTCTTGATCTTCTTCTCCTGGATTTTCTCCGTGCACATCTTGTAGGCCTCCGACTGCTGGTACTCCCGCAGCTCCTTCATGTACTGCTGCTTCTCGCGCTCCGCTTCATCCAGGTACCGCTGCGGTCACAGACGTCCTCAGCCTGGCCCGGCCCCACAGCGGGCTCCCCGTGGTGCTGCtgaccccctcccaccccccaaggcctggctcctgctccccagcaccgAGACGGGCCCCCCGGTAACCCCCTTGTGACACTTTTTGTGCCCAGACCTCGAGTGCACAAAGATTTTGGCTTCCAAGTGCACCGAGGTGTGATGGGGCCGATCCCAGCCTGCGAGCAGAGGGGGTCAGGTGCAGGAGCCTCCAGAGAGGCTCCACCAGGAtgggggggagctgccagccccagatGAGCCCCCCCCACACCGTGGTACCTGCTTCTCCGACAGCTGCAGCTTGCTCCACTCGGCTCCCAGCATCTTGGTGATCTCTGGGAAGGGCAGGTCAGGGTGCTGCGTGCGGATCTGCTCGCGGCGCTCGTTCAGAAAACGGACGTAGCCCGTCACGGGGGCCTTGGGGCCATTGGGCAGgatcttcttcctcttcttgccCTTGGGCCAGCCCCTCTTCTTCACCGGCTGGCGCCCCGAGAAGGGAAAGGGACAAGCTGGCGTCGAGGGAGGTGCAGGACCCGCACCCCTCGGGGCAAGGTCTCAGCCCTTCCCTGACCACGGTCACCCCACGGGGGCGAGCTGGGGACCGGCCCCAAGCCCTGGGGACACAGCGGGGCTCACCTCCTCCTCGCCGTGTGGCTTCTCGCCGCTGGCCCGCGCcacctcccccttctcctgctTGATGGCCACCAGGAAGTTGCCATGCTGAGCCTTGCCTGCAGCATGCCTGCGGACACAGAGAGCCCCTCAGAGAGGGCTGGGGACCCCCTGCAGCACCGCCAGACCCCCAGCTCCCATCCATGCACGGTGCCCAAAACCAATCCCgaccccagggctcagcagagcccagctccaggTGGACAGGACACGACCCCGGGCACACAAAATCTGCTCCGAGGTCCACCCAAGGCCCCTTGGTGACGTTtcgagtggggctgggagctgccagcaccGCTCCAGGTGGCAGCGAGCAGCGAAGGTGACCATAAAAACACTCGGGGACACCCCCACGTGGCACCCAGACAGCGCGGCGCGTTGTCCTGAGGGACACACAGCGGCCGATCCTCCTCGGCGAGGGGGGAGCCACCACGGGGACAGCTCCTGGTGGCAGCACCCCCCGCGGGGACCAGACGAGCCGGGGCCAAAACCGCTCCTTTGGTGCACGGAGCCACCTCCGGAGGCACCCGGCGGTTCTCACGAGCGGCCGGGAGCCCCGAGGCTGCTTCCCAGCGCGGTGCCACATCCTcacacagccccagcacggATTAAATCAGGCTCGgaacccccccccaaccccaccacagcctctccCCGGGGCTCCTACAGTTGTCCCGGGCTCCTTCCCACGGCGGAGCCCCCGTCCCGCCCGCGCCCCTTTGATCCTGTGGCTTTGATGGCCCCATCCCAGCCGGTCACACAGCCGCCGACCACACCAGAGCACGGCCGGGGCTGCCGGACACGGCGAGACGCAGAGGGTGCGAGCGGGGCGGCCGGCACGGCTGGGCTGTTCTTTCATCCCAGTCACAAGATCCGTTAAATAGCGAGGGGCTGGGCGCAGCCCCCCCAAGGGAAAGGGAATTTGGCTGTGCACCGACAGCCCGGCACATCCGGACTCGCTCCCTGGTTTTTAGCATCCCTCGCTCACATCACACGCTCGGTGtgagcccagagccctgcacgAGCCAGAATTCACCTGAAAATtcatccccgtcccccccctccGAATCCTGGGGACCCCAGCTCTAAGGCTGACCCCCTCCCCAGGACCCAGCCCCTCGCACTGAGGCTGTGGGATGCTGTGGGAACATTGTCAGCCTCccgaaaaataaaaactgctgcGGCCCCAACCCTTCTGTACGAGCCCCAACACAACACCCGGCCCCAGCAGCCCGGTGGGGAATGTGctgacccccccccaggcggGGAGCTCTGCCTCCCCCACGCAGCGCCGTGGATTCCTTTCGTGCCTGAGGATGCTTTAAAAAGCCAAACTATTCCCGGCACCGTTCCTCCCCTTATCTCGGCTCCCTTGGGCATCCACCTCCTGGCGCCGCAGTGGCTCCGGGACCTGGAACCCCGGGACGCAGCAGGaacagcccccgggggggggcaacACCCCCCAGGGACCGCACGTGGTGTGTCCCAAACAAGCTGAGGCTGAGATGACTCAAAACTCATAGCTTATTTTTGGGGTTTTTACCCCAGGCCCTACAGGAAAGGCCCCCAAGGTGGGCACTGGTGATGCTTATCACCCCCCCCTgtgacccccaccccccttctGGGGGGTTTTTCACCCCCTGGGGCCAGgtgccgggctggggggggggcacttaCAGCATCCCAGCGGGCGCCTGCTTCGTGCTGTGGGCCATGGGCAGCGGGGGGGAGCTCAGAGCAAGACCCTGAGGGACAAAACCGGGGGTGTCACCGGGGCCCTGGGGGCCACCAAAGCCACGGGCCAAGCCCCCCCGCCATACCCCACAGCCCAAGCCCCCCCTTGCTCAACTCCTTCCCTCCAGGCCCCAAAGGCCGCCCCTCCTCAACcgcccagcacccccagaccccccccagcacccttaggccccctccagcccccccagcaacttcagcacccccccagcacatcctgaacccccccagacccctgccccacaaccccagccccccccagcccccccaggctCCTTCAGTACCCCCCTATCTCCCTTTCCtacacccccagaccccccccgcacccctagACCCCCTCTAagccccctccagcacccccagacccccccatgaccccctcagcacccccagaccccccccaacgCCCTTTGCtacacccccagaccccccccagcacccctagACCCCCTCTagaccccctccagccccccccagcaaccccagccccccccagcacccccaggcctCTTCCaggcccccccagaccccctccagcacccccaggccccccccaatcccacttTCTACAcacccagaccccccccagcacctctaGACACCCTCCAGACCCCCCCTaacacccccaacccccccagcacccccagatcccctctagaccccctccagcccccccagcacccccaggccccTTCCaggcccccccagacccccccatgacccccccagcacccccaggctcCCCCTAATCCCCCTTTctacacccccagccccccccccaagaacccccaggcccccccctcacctccaggcctcccccaggcccccccttacccccggtccccccccgcCATCTtgggccccccccgcccccacctTCCGTGTCCCCGCCGGGCCCCTCGGCCTCCCttccccgccgggccccgccccTCTATTATTATGCAAATGAGCCCCCGCTTCCGCTCCGCCGATTCGCTCCCCGCGCCGGGCCGGGGGCGCGAGGCGCAGCGCCGATTGGTTGGAAGCTGCTGACGTCACAGGGAGGAGGCGGGGAAGGGGCGGGGCGAGGCCGGGGGCCGTCGCTGCGCGCTCGCGTGCGCCGGGTTCGGCGCGCGCGGCCGGCCGGGCAGCCAATCAGGAGCCGGCGTGCGGACGGGGAAGCGTTGAGGGGAGGGCAGCGCCTTAAAGGGGCAACGGCAGAAGCCGAGGAGTGGGGCCCACAGCATTCGGCCCCCCTCGGGTGCCCCCCCAGCGACCACCCGGCCAAGCAGCGCGGGGGGGCCCCGAGACCCCAAAAcgcccccagtgctcccagtgcccccagtgcccaGCCCAGGGGCGTCCCAGTGACCCCAGGACTCCCCCCAcactgctcccagtgctcccagtgctgtcccagtgctcccagttacccctccccagccctcccagtgccccc is a window from the Anas platyrhynchos isolate ZD024472 breed Pekin duck chromosome 29, IASCAAS_PekinDuck_T2T, whole genome shotgun sequence genome containing:
- the HMG20B gene encoding SWI/SNF-related matrix-associated actin-dependent regulator of chromatin subfamily E member 1-related, which translates into the protein MAHSTKQAPAGMLHAAGKAQHGNFLVAIKQEKGEVARASGEKPHGEEEPVKKRGWPKGKKRKKILPNGPKAPVTGYVRFLNERREQIRTQHPDLPFPEITKMLGAEWSKLQLSEKQRYLDEAEREKQQYMKELREYQQSEAYKMCTEKIQEKKIKKEDAGSVAVNTLLNGHKAGECSDSFSTFDVPIFTEEFLDQNKAREAELRRLRKMNTEFEEQNAILQKHTESMNCAKEKLEQELAQEERQTLALQQQLQSVRQALTTSFASLPIPGTGETPTLSTLDFYMAKLHSAIESNPLQHEKLVVRIKEILSRIASEHL